The Streptomyces venezuelae genomic interval GACGATCGAGCCCTGGTGCCCGGAACCCAGCGTCTCCAGGGTGTACGCGAACGGTCCCGCGAGTCCCGCCGCCAGGCCGAGGCCCGCCACCGCGAGCCCGAGCCGCCGGTCGATCCGCCCCGCGAACAGCAGCCCGAGCACGGCCACCGCACCCGCCACCAGGACCGCCCAGCGCAGCCACGGCAGCCAGTCCGGCGTGCGGCCCAGCAGCGTCCAGCCCCACCAGGCCGTCACCGCCACCGTCACCGCGAGGGCCGCCGAGGCGAGCCACCGCGTGCGCTCCTCCCAGAGCACCGCCGCGCCCATGCCGACGAGCGCCGCGAGGTACGGGGCCAGGGCCACCGTGTAGTACTCGTGGAAGATGCCCGCCATGAAGCTGAAGACGGCGAGCGTGATCAGCAGCGAACCGCCCCACACCAGGAACGCCGAGCGGGCCGTGTCCGTCCGGGGCGCCCGCCAGGTGACGACGAGCCCCGCGACGAGCAGGATCAGCGCGGCCGGGAGCAGCCAGGAGATCTGACCGCCGACCGCGTCGTTGAACATCCGGCCGATCCCGGTCTCGCCCCAGCCGCCGCCCTGGCCGCCGCGACCGCCGCCTCCGCCGACGCTGCCGGTCTCGTTGCCGTTGATCCGGCCGAGGCCGTTGTAGCCGAAGGTCAGCTCCAGGAAGCTGTTGGTCTGCGAGCCTCCGACGTACGGGCGGGAGGCCGCCGGCCACAGCTCGACCAGGGCCACCCACCAGCCCGCCGAGACGATCATCGCGAGCCCGCCGAGGGCGAGCCGGCCGAGCCGCTTCCCGAACCCGCCGGGCGCGCAGGCCAGGTACACGAGCGCGAGCGGCGGCAGGATCAGAAAGGCCTGGAGGGTCTTCGCGAGGAACGCGAAGCCGAGGGCGACCCCCGCCCACACCAGCCACTTCGCCGCGCCCTTGTCCTGCTCCAGGGCGCGCAGCACGCAGTACACCGCGACCGTCATGAGCAGCGCGAGCAGCGCGTCCGGGTTGTTGAAGCGGAACATCAGCGCGGCGACGGGCGTCAGCGCGAGGACCGCGCCCGCGATCAGGCCGGCGCCCGCGCCGAACCGGCGCCGGACGGCCGCGTAGAGCACGGCGACCGTGGCCACGCCCATCAGCACCTCGGGCACGAGGATCTGCCAGGAGCCGAGCCCGAAGAGGCGGACGGAGAGCGCCATCGGCCAGAGGGCGGCCGGGGGCTTGTCGACGGTGATGGCGTTGGCCGCGTCGAGGGAGCCGAAGAAGAAGGCCTTCCAGCTCTCGCCGCCCGCCTGGACGGCGGCGGAGTAGAAGGAGTTGGCGTAGCCGGAGGCGCTCAGGTTCCAGAGGTAGAGCGCGGTGGTCAGGGCGAGCAGGCCGAGGAAGGCGGGCCGGACCCAGGGGGCGTCCTCGGGACGCCCGCGCCGGAGCCGGGTGAGCCGGCCGGTGCGGGGTGCCGCGTGGACGGCGGTGGACAGGGTGGTC includes:
- a CDS encoding ArnT family glycosyltransferase — translated: MTTLSTAVHAAPRTGRLTRLRRGRPEDAPWVRPAFLGLLALTTALYLWNLSASGYANSFYSAAVQAGGESWKAFFFGSLDAANAITVDKPPAALWPMALSVRLFGLGSWQILVPEVLMGVATVAVLYAAVRRRFGAGAGLIAGAVLALTPVAALMFRFNNPDALLALLMTVAVYCVLRALEQDKGAAKWLVWAGVALGFAFLAKTLQAFLILPPLALVYLACAPGGFGKRLGRLALGGLAMIVSAGWWVALVELWPAASRPYVGGSQTNSFLELTFGYNGLGRINGNETGSVGGGGGRGGQGGGWGETGIGRMFNDAVGGQISWLLPAALILLVAGLVVTWRAPRTDTARSAFLVWGGSLLITLAVFSFMAGIFHEYYTVALAPYLAALVGMGAAVLWEERTRWLASAALAVTVAVTAWWGWTLLGRTPDWLPWLRWAVLVAGAVAVLGLLFAGRIDRRLGLAVAGLGLAAGLAGPFAYTLETLGSGHQGSIVTAGPSGGAMGGRGGGPGGPGGGRMFETGAMPQGGQGQMQPPGGQGGQMMPPPGQGQAAGGQMPGAGQMPGGQMPGAGQMPGGGRLDGERGGMGGGGMGGLLNGANVGTEAKAALLADAGSYTWVAATVGAQNAASYQLATEKPVMAIGGFNGSDPSPTLAQFKQYVAEGKIHYFIGSGENSGENSGEGNGGGDGGGGGGRMGGGPGGNSEISTWVSETFEKVTIGSATFYDLTKSK